Part of the Hevea brasiliensis isolate MT/VB/25A 57/8 chromosome 16, ASM3005281v1, whole genome shotgun sequence genome is shown below.
TTCACTTGTATGTCATTACATTGATCTATAATGCCTGTTTCTTTCTTgtcctctttttcttcttcactGCAAAAGTTCTCAAGCTCATTTTTTACTTCTTCATTGCTACAGTTCCCAGTCTCATCTTtttcttcttgttcttcttcttcttcaatttgaCGGTTCTCAAGCTCATTTTTTACTTCTTCATGACTATACTCGGACTCATTCTCACTGTCATCTAAATCATCAGCGTAACCCTGGCGATAAGGGGAATAAACTTCATCATCTAGAGGGACAAGCTTCAAGGTAAGACGGCCATTGCATCTGTGAGCCTGGAAGTACTCATGATGCTTCACCCTCTCTTCTCTAATAATCAATCTTCCATCCTCTGTGTAGTGTCGCCTCAAAACCCAAGGCATATGGGAAGATAAGTTCCCAGTGCGTGCGAGCGATGGCATTGGTGGTGGAAACTCCTTCATTGCACACCTTTGATCCCTCTTGCTACGTCTTTGACTGAAACCCTGACTATTTTCCACctttgatgatgatgtgaaaatatCATAATTGTTTTTCAGATCAAGACAACTCTCAACGCCAATGTAGTCCCCAATGAGGGCAGAACAAGGTGGAGGCGAAGTGAAAGACCCCATAATGCTTGAAGTTGCACTAAATCTACCACCGTCAGAAAGTTTTTCTTCTTGTGATGACAGGCTCACAAGACACTGATCAATCTTGTGGGTCTGTGTTGATGTTGCTGAGTTTTGGATCTGCATTTTACAGGCAAGAAGAGAAGAGAGGGTTTTTGCCTGTGTGGATGTGGTATCAAGCTCAGTGCATGAAGAGAATAGTGTTGGCAGTGTGGCTAGTCAATAAATACTAACAGTTTAAAATGAGGAGACGGTATATGTTATCGAGAAATGCAGAAATTGAATTGAAGGTACAGAAAGATGGTGGCAGAGACAGCTAATACCTTGACGTCAAGATTATGTTCCATATGTGAATTGGAGATATTCACAATATGCTGCCTTTATAAACTCACCTGCAACGATTCAAATCGCACCACACATTAATACAACAATTCCCAtatataattttcattttttttacagAAAAAGAATGGGAGAAAAACTCACATACAAGACCATTTTAGATTATGTTTGAAACAAACCATCACTAAACTAAACCTGCGGATGCAAATGACGCTGATTATAGAGAGTCTGTGGGTGTATCATGTATGCATTCGAAATTTGTACAACTTGTAAGTACAGTCGGAAATTTATTTACACGTGGGCTAGCATTCTTTGCCACGTGCTAATATTTTGGGCCCACAAGGTGGATTATCATTACCATCATGACGAACCATCGATAAGGTCCACTAGTATCATATATATGGATAATTTTACGGCTAGCAACGTTTAGAAATTAGGATTCTTAGCTCCATCAACAACCCCaacaatagttgcataagattttATCCATAAAAAACTGAAATGCCAGAAggaagaattaaaaaaattaaaaaaataatgggTCCATAAAGCTTAACAGCAGAGGAAAAGATCTGGCATTGCAAACCTGAATGCGTAATCCAGAAACACAAGCTATTtgcatatattataataataataataaatacccATTATCCTAATTAAGGAACTAATGGAAATTAAAACATCGAATATATAATTAATTCAGTTTTCGTGTTTTGAATTGTTACGCTGTTGAGGTTGTCCTGCCCTCCTAATGTTCTATGATCGTCAATtccattgaaaaataaaataaataattcacaTTAATGGAACACAACCCTCTACAAGAACCCATGAAAGCAAATTAAAATAACAGGATTGGAAGATTATAAATCATACCAAAGAGGAATTTATAAAGATGGAGGAATGCAGAAAACAATAATCACATTTGACAAAAACACGAGAAGGAAAATCGACGAAAAGGATGATATAAAATTACAATGATTGTATATGATCACTTGATGAATATAAAATGGGcaattaagataaaaataaattagatgAATTGGATAAAAAGAACTTACCAGAGAAATTAAGGAAAGGAGAATAGTAGAAGGATGAGGATGAGGAGGAGGAGATGGGGTTGGTCAGTGCAGGCACATCTCCTCTCTCTCATAGGCGTTTCCACCTAGAGGAGACTTGAGAATAAGAAGATGAGCAACCCACACGACAACTCACAATATGAGAGACACAGACAGGCAGACAGGCGGCATATATAGGCACAAATACACCTTTCAagatttcccttttttttttttttttaattttcacaaattaatttttatttatttatttattataatttcgaTTCATGACAGATGAATAAGAAACGTCATTTTTCAAAGGAAGGTAGATTAAAACTCTAATCTGAATGTTTGTCATGTATTGCCTATCTTTAGGCGAGGTTTAAGGGATTAGGAGGACTGTTAATCTGTAGAGTCGATCTCAGCCAAGGATATCTTTCACCTTAATTAACTATTTTAGgtgttattttaaattaatattattaaattaacatttattttttaatttaattcctttaGAATGATCAATATTTATctttattttgattaaaaaaaatttttttttcctatatatatttacTTGTCCTCACATTGTAGAAAATTACTAGAAGTCGCCACCCAATAATTTCCGGCGTTGCCCGTTGGTGGGAACTCTGCTAATCCCTGGAGCCTCCCTCGATTTTATTATGGAAAGTAAAACTCTACGTTTAGATGAGTACAGAGACTCTATTTTATTTTTGAGAATTAGTGGAGGGAGGACCTCGCTTAGCAATTGATGATATAAGCCTGAGCTGGATATATTTGGGCTTCGGCCAGGAATAATGTGGAAGATCCTCCCAACATTAACAGTAAAGCCCAACCCAGCAACTCGTAAATCCTAGTCTAAGGAACCAGTTATTCAACCTGATCAAAACCCGCCGAAGCAACGTATCTTGCCATAAGGTAATGAAATACAGGATAGCAAAAACCTcctcaattcattaatttaatgagTTGAAAAAGTAAAAGTTTTAGAGGTTTTGATCTCCAAAAACCTTACATCTTTAAAACATCTTCCTCTAAATAAGCATGACATTTTAAAAATCTGCCTTTTATCTCAAAAACACTTCCCCTGAACAAGTTGTGAGTTGCACGCTACACGCAACAAGTACCCAGATCGGCTTCATGCCAGGCCAGGAGAGGCCATCCTCATATGAGCTGGAAGACTGAAACTCTGGTCGTTGGACCCCAAAAGTACTTACACCTAAGAGAATGAAGCCAtggagaagttttttttttttttttttgagaaaggGATGCAAACAGAAATACAACTAAAATGAAAATAGCACACTCAAGTGGGACTCGTTCTCCATTTTTTCAGGTGATCTCCATGCATATATGTATGTGTAAAGTGAACTAGGTGAACTCAATAATTTCAAATAAGAGATATAATTAGTTGGCACAACAATGCACGTAGGAGATAATTGAACCTCAAATTCTGTCCATGCTTCTATATATCGACCCAAAATCTTGGAACTTGATAagaggtgtatatatatatatatattaattccatAAATTGAATAGTCCATATCCACAAAAATGAATTCACATATCAATAATTCATCAAAAGAAGTACTAGCTTAGCTAGGTGCCGTTAGTAATGGGGCAAGACACAGCCAGTTTAACAGAAGAATCACCAGTTTAACAGAACAATGGGGCAAGACACAGCCAGTTTGTAAATAAGGGGATCTAAAATCATCATGCGGAGGAAATTCAAGGAATAGCTCAAAGTTAAAATACAATGGATTTGGATATAAATTGCGCAAGGCATGAAGCCGGAAAAATACTTCCCACATGCTGTTCCCAGATCATCATTGTCTGAAACCATGGCCATGAAAGGTAGCCATGATAAAGCATCGGGTTTATAGAAGAACTGTCAAATCAAAATCAAGATAACAAAAGATTTCCAACTGTGAAGGCAACAAGTCCTCTCATCTGAAATCTGTCAGTCAAGCACATTAGTTGCACACAAGTTGGAAATATTCACTTCTTACCTGGGAGACATATCGACCCATGACTTTTGCATACTTCACAACATAGACGTTATTTCTACCATCCTTTAAAGGTCCATACATGCACTAGGACAATAACTTCACTTGCAACGTTCACCAATAAACTCATCATTCAAACCCGAGGTTATGAAACACACAGACACAGCACAGTATCATTCAATGATGAAATAAACACAAGGTCATGGCAACTTGACTGACTGGGAGAATGAAGTCCGCAACCCTTTTGAATTGGGAAATCAAGCTAATCTGCTGCTAGAATGGTTATAGACAGCGTGCAAATGGCAACAgatgagaattgaaatacataaATTCAAGCAATAATTCATGGGACCATCATCACGTAGGTTtcttttttgaaattttgataattCATGATTGTTTCAACCTAAAAATCACTTCATTTATGTATTTTGAATCCCCTCCTTAGTTAATTGAGCATTCCCTGCGATTAGGGAATCCTGCGAACTAACATGGCAACCATATTTTTCTGCCAAGTTTGGCATTAGAGTTCAAATCTCATATATATTTCACTGGATTTTGTAACTGGCAGGTCCATTCCATTAGCAAGAAGGGCTATAAAATGAGACGTTAAGCTTCAGTATTTGGAAGAGGAATGATTTCACTCACTCTAATTAACTGGAAAGGAACTTAGAAGGCATGGATTTTGTGTCCGCGACAAACTTTCACCTAATTAACAGTCGGCCAAAGTTAGCTACGTGGCAATTTGCTTGCCAGGCAGAGGTGAAAAATGTGTTTTTTTCTTCGAAAGAAGGTGAAAAATGTGTTCTTTCTTAAGGATGagataattgaaaatttaattttagtggtgATTTCAACTAAATGCCTCCCAAAAGATTCAACATCTTTGAATTGGCTAATTAGTTGAAACTACCAGAGTGTTTTCA
Proteins encoded:
- the LOC110640884 gene encoding uncharacterized protein LOC110640884 isoform X2, with translation MEHNLDVKIQNSATSTQTHKIDQCLVSLSSQEEKLSDGGRFSATSSIMGSFTSPPPCSALIGDYIGVESCLDLKNNYDIFTSSSKVENSQGFSQRRSKRDQRCAMKEFPPPMPSLARTGNLSSHMPWVLRRHYTEDGRLIIREERVKHHEYFQAHRCNGRLTLKLVPLDDEVYSPYRQGYADDLDDSENESEYSHEEVKNELENRQIEEEEEQEEKDETGNCSNEEVKNELENFCSEEEKEDKKETGIIDQCNDIQVNENGRDDEYDDGVNYFQSCNGIIVKDILYEDQRVPSAETGIGGNLSAFKCLNIYNSVRPGSSCIFGVPLPAMRPVHG
- the LOC110640884 gene encoding uncharacterized protein LOC110640884 isoform X1; the encoded protein is MEHNLDVKAKTLSSLLACKMQIQNSATSTQTHKIDQCLVSLSSQEEKLSDGGRFSATSSIMGSFTSPPPCSALIGDYIGVESCLDLKNNYDIFTSSSKVENSQGFSQRRSKRDQRCAMKEFPPPMPSLARTGNLSSHMPWVLRRHYTEDGRLIIREERVKHHEYFQAHRCNGRLTLKLVPLDDEVYSPYRQGYADDLDDSENESEYSHEEVKNELENRQIEEEEEQEEKDETGNCSNEEVKNELENFCSEEEKEDKKETGIIDQCNDIQVNENGRDDEYDDGVNYFQSCNGIIVKDILYEDQRVPSAETGIGGNLSAFKCLNIYNSVRPGSSCIFGVPLPAMRPVHG